A part of Oscillospiraceae bacterium genomic DNA contains:
- a CDS encoding GHKL domain-containing protein: MFGLKLIVDVFGVLCELVIIRYFFTSLMDKPIVSADFFYIINGACLILLSITTLIPDFQWVALFSNFALIYSLSFLFRKKWYVKIFFSVILYILFAFSEAIVGALSVLITNIDIGNVQDDFLVYTMGLLASKLLVFFFIKIIGYLRPGVYKNMPLKVFLGLMLTPISSIVAIYTIGINLQHYEGWQIMMLVLSSAILLCISNFFVFYLFENQMESEQTKAKLVFAEKQISLQINYYKDMSQRQSEIRKLSHDMKHYLSGLLGFIQEENWSEAKLHIERAVADLADSDSVFDTGHPAVDAILRLKKKRMDSLNIRFDSYIALPKQISVDVLDLCVILGNGLDNAMEACEKLSDEQERYIRLAVRLQTKYISIAIENPTDKLEKYNKSMRTTKSDHFYHGLGLESIRSLTDKYDGSLSIDAANHVFKLAVMVKNG; encoded by the coding sequence ATGTTCGGATTGAAATTGATTGTTGATGTTTTTGGTGTTCTTTGTGAACTTGTGATTATCAGATATTTTTTCACAAGTCTGATGGACAAACCAATTGTATCGGCAGATTTTTTTTATATCATCAATGGCGCCTGCCTGATCCTATTATCAATCACCACATTGATACCGGATTTTCAATGGGTTGCGCTATTTTCCAATTTTGCATTGATTTATTCGCTCTCATTTCTGTTTCGTAAGAAGTGGTATGTGAAAATCTTTTTCAGTGTCATATTGTATATTCTATTCGCTTTTTCAGAAGCCATTGTTGGTGCATTGTCGGTTTTGATTACAAACATTGATATCGGAAATGTGCAGGATGATTTTTTGGTATATACAATGGGTTTGTTGGCTTCCAAATTACTGGTATTCTTCTTCATAAAAATTATCGGCTATCTAAGACCCGGTGTCTATAAAAACATGCCTCTCAAAGTTTTCTTGGGGTTGATGCTCACACCGATTTCCAGCATAGTGGCTATATATACAATTGGGATAAATCTCCAGCACTATGAAGGATGGCAGATCATGATGCTCGTATTGTCATCGGCTATTTTATTATGTATATCTAATTTTTTCGTATTTTATCTCTTTGAAAATCAAATGGAAAGTGAGCAAACAAAGGCAAAACTCGTCTTTGCCGAAAAACAAATTAGTTTACAGATAAATTACTATAAAGATATGAGTCAGCGACAATCTGAAATTCGCAAATTATCCCATGATATGAAACATTATCTGTCTGGGTTGCTGGGTTTTATACAAGAGGAGAACTGGAGTGAGGCCAAGCTGCATATAGAACGCGCTGTCGCAGATTTGGCGGATTCTGACAGTGTGTTTGATACTGGACATCCTGCTGTGGATGCTATTCTGCGATTGAAAAAGAAACGTATGGATAGTCTAAACATACGGTTCGATTCATATATAGCTTTGCCAAAACAGATCTCCGTGGATGTATTGGATCTATGTGTTATCTTAGGGAATGGGTTGGATAACGCAATGGAAGCATGTGAAAAGCTATCAGATGAACAAGAGCGGTATATCCGACTTGCGGTGAGATTACAAACAAAATATATTTCCATCGCCATTGAAAACCCAACAGACAAATTGGAAAAATATAACAAATCAATGAGGACAACAAAATCTGATCATTTTTATCACGGATTGGGATTGGAGAGTATCCGGTCTTTGACGGATAAATACGACGGCAGCCTCAGCATAGACGCCGCCAACCATGTTTTTAAGTTGGCCGTTATGGTAAAAAATGGATGA
- a CDS encoding LytTR family DNA-binding domain-containing protein, protein MRIAICDDDQRERDTVERLVLGYEKTYPEVPFHISAFDSGEALLAVYRDGTNFDMLFLDIQMKDIDGIQTAQEIRKTNQHAIIFFITGFTQYISAAFTLNAFQFIVKPVKKDMFDREFRRALKKHFMGHKKYIVESDARTIALEIKDIVYMESLDHYIAVHTERNEYIKRGQLNGEEKALVPYGFVRTHRKYLVNMAYIFEITQNDMVLKSGDHLQLSARKHSEVMNSFNHFLAGHSLCSD, encoded by the coding sequence GTGCGTATAGCCATCTGTGACGACGACCAACGGGAAAGAGATACTGTCGAGCGGCTTGTCTTGGGATATGAAAAAACATACCCCGAGGTTCCATTTCATATCTCCGCCTTTGACAGTGGTGAAGCATTGTTGGCGGTTTATCGTGACGGTACGAATTTTGATATGTTGTTTCTTGACATTCAAATGAAAGATATTGATGGTATACAAACCGCACAGGAAATTCGAAAGACCAATCAACATGCTATCATTTTTTTCATCACTGGATTTACGCAGTATATCAGCGCCGCTTTTACCCTGAACGCCTTTCAGTTTATCGTCAAACCGGTCAAAAAAGATATGTTTGACCGTGAGTTCCGCCGCGCATTAAAAAAGCATTTTATGGGACATAAGAAATATATTGTTGAGAGTGATGCCAGAACGATTGCGTTGGAGATCAAAGACATTGTTTATATGGAAAGTTTGGATCACTATATTGCTGTACATACGGAACGAAATGAATATATAAAGCGCGGACAGCTGAACGGTGAAGAAAAGGCGCTTGTTCCCTATGGATTTGTACGCACACATCGCAAATATCTTGTGAATATGGCCTATATTTTTGAAATCACGCAAAATGACATGGTGCTGAAGAGCGGGGATCATCTACAACTCAGTGCGAGGAAGCACAGCGAGGTTATGAATAGCTTTAATCATTTTTTAGCGGGGCATTCATTATGTTCGGATTGA